From a region of the Listeria monocytogenes ATCC 19117 genome:
- the hflX gene encoding GTPase HflX: MEKKVLIVGISQKQKDFDYSMEELANLAAANNMEVVGEIRQNIDRENRATYVGKGKVDEIKGLAEMQDARLIIFNDELSPSQIRNLEEALELDVMDRTGLILAIFANRAKTKEAQLQVQIAKLQYELPRIFGQGEDMDQQSGKGGLSNRGSGEKKIETDRRTIKYQIRHLQKELDMLVDDREVRRRKRKKNEIPVVSLVGYTNAGKSTTMNGLVRAYSETAEKQVFEKDMLFATLETSVREIVLPDNKQFLLTDTVGFVSKLPHQLVKAFRSTLEEARDADLLIHVVDYSDPHYKTMMKTTEETLKAVGVEDVPVIYAYNKADLIEGEIYPKQTENTIVFSAREKESLEFLTEVIRKELFASYEKATFLIPFEAGNVVAYLNDHADVLATEYLENGTQIVAEVSPADLQKLAEYQVAE; this comes from the coding sequence ATGGAGAAAAAAGTATTAATCGTTGGTATAAGTCAGAAACAAAAAGATTTTGATTATTCAATGGAAGAATTAGCCAATTTAGCGGCTGCAAATAATATGGAAGTAGTGGGCGAAATACGGCAAAATATCGACCGTGAAAATCGCGCTACTTATGTTGGAAAAGGAAAAGTGGATGAAATCAAAGGGCTGGCAGAAATGCAAGATGCTCGCTTGATTATTTTTAACGATGAACTTTCACCGTCGCAAATTAGAAACCTAGAAGAAGCGTTGGAACTGGATGTAATGGACAGAACAGGCTTGATTTTAGCTATTTTCGCGAACCGAGCAAAAACAAAAGAAGCTCAACTCCAAGTCCAAATCGCCAAATTACAATATGAACTTCCGCGAATTTTTGGACAAGGCGAAGACATGGACCAACAAAGCGGAAAAGGCGGACTTAGCAACCGTGGTTCGGGCGAAAAGAAAATTGAAACCGATCGCCGTACCATCAAATACCAAATCCGCCATTTACAAAAAGAGTTAGACATGCTCGTGGATGACCGTGAAGTACGCCGTCGCAAACGAAAGAAAAATGAAATTCCTGTGGTGTCACTTGTTGGTTATACCAATGCTGGAAAATCCACAACGATGAATGGGCTAGTACGTGCTTATAGTGAAACTGCTGAAAAACAAGTTTTTGAGAAAGACATGCTCTTTGCTACGCTTGAAACAAGTGTGCGCGAAATTGTTTTACCAGATAACAAGCAATTTTTACTCACAGATACAGTTGGTTTTGTTAGCAAACTTCCCCATCAATTAGTGAAAGCATTCCGCTCCACACTAGAAGAAGCACGCGATGCAGATTTACTCATTCATGTGGTAGATTATTCGGATCCGCATTATAAAACAATGATGAAGACGACGGAAGAAACGTTGAAAGCTGTTGGTGTGGAGGATGTTCCAGTTATTTATGCATACAACAAAGCGGATTTAATAGAAGGAGAAATTTATCCTAAGCAAACGGAAAATACAATTGTCTTTTCCGCGCGTGAAAAAGAAAGTTTGGAATTTCTAACCGAAGTAATTCGTAAAGAACTTTTTGCTAGCTACGAGAAAGCGACTTTTTTAATTCCGTTTGAGGCGGGGAATGTTGTCGCTTATTTAAATGATCATGCAGAT
- a CDS encoding IS1182 family transposase — MLSKHQQQARNQLIAISLDDLVPEDHLVRKIDKVINFDFIYPLVEHTYSHTGRPSVDPVVLIKLVLIQYLFGIRSMRQTIKEVETNMAYRWFLGYDFNQKIPHFSTFGKNYVRRFAETEVFEHIFYRILKQAMEAGLVDPDVAFVDSTHVKANANKHKFHKKLIRKETRVYQEVLEDEINVSRVAEGKKPFARKESQEEKESKISDTDPESGYYVKGEREKQFAYSFHTACDTNGFILGSIVTPGNIHDSQQLIPLIEKLKNTLSTPLVVVADAGYKTPIIAKYLWSQGIEAVLPYTRPKGKEGLFSKRAFLYDHYLDSYLCPNEALLSYVRTTRDGYRLYKSNSLHCSSCALLKDCTQNKQKEKMILRHLWEPYLEVSEELRYTEQHKKWYRRRKETIERCFADAKEKHGMRWTTYRGLAKVTLQAMLTFAAMNLKKMANWLWKKAVPFYFFDFKQKKTVLLKY; from the coding sequence ATGCTTTCTAAACATCAACAACAGGCGCGAAATCAATTAATAGCCATCTCTTTAGATGATTTGGTCCCAGAGGACCATTTAGTAAGAAAAATAGATAAGGTGATTAATTTTGATTTTATCTACCCATTAGTAGAACATACTTATTCTCATACAGGAAGACCTAGTGTAGACCCGGTAGTTCTTATAAAGCTAGTACTCATCCAATATCTTTTTGGCATCCGTTCCATGCGCCAAACTATAAAAGAAGTAGAAACGAACATGGCTTACCGCTGGTTTTTAGGATATGATTTCAATCAAAAAATCCCTCACTTCTCTACTTTTGGTAAAAATTACGTGCGACGTTTTGCAGAAACAGAGGTGTTCGAACACATTTTTTATCGCATTTTAAAACAAGCCATGGAGGCTGGTTTAGTGGACCCTGACGTTGCGTTTGTGGACTCTACCCATGTGAAAGCCAATGCGAATAAACACAAATTTCATAAAAAATTGATTCGAAAAGAAACACGCGTTTATCAAGAAGTACTAGAAGATGAAATTAATGTCAGCCGAGTTGCCGAAGGAAAAAAGCCATTCGCCAGGAAAGAAAGTCAGGAGGAGAAAGAAAGCAAAATAAGTGATACGGATCCCGAAAGCGGCTACTATGTCAAAGGAGAACGGGAAAAACAATTTGCTTATTCTTTCCATACGGCTTGTGATACCAATGGTTTTATTCTAGGTTCCATTGTCACTCCAGGTAATATTCATGATAGCCAACAATTGATTCCACTTATTGAAAAATTAAAAAACACCCTTTCTACCCCTTTGGTGGTCGTTGCAGATGCTGGATATAAAACACCCATTATCGCTAAATACCTTTGGAGTCAAGGAATAGAAGCGGTGCTTCCGTATACTCGACCAAAAGGAAAAGAAGGCTTATTTTCGAAACGAGCGTTTCTCTATGACCATTATTTAGACAGTTATCTTTGTCCAAATGAGGCATTGTTATCCTATGTTCGTACTACAAGAGATGGTTATCGTCTTTATAAATCTAATTCACTTCACTGTAGTAGTTGCGCTCTCTTAAAGGATTGCACGCAAAATAAACAAAAAGAAAAAATGATTTTACGACATCTTTGGGAGCCTTACTTAGAAGTTTCGGAGGAACTGCGCTACACAGAACAGCATAAAAAATGGTATAGACGCAGGAAAGAAACCATCGAAAGATGTTTTGCGGATGCCAAAGAAAAGCATGGTATGAGATGGACTACTTATCGCGGACTTGCAAAAGTAACCCTCCAAGCGATGCTTACTTTTGCAGCCATGAACCTGAAAAAAATGGCTAATTGGCTATGGAAAAAGGCGGTGCCTTTTTATTTTTTTGACTTTAAACAGAAAAAAACGGTCCTTCTCAAATATTAA
- a CDS encoding alpha/beta hydrolase, with protein sequence MEHIYIPGKNKDLAPLLLLHGTGGDEKSLVEVAEFIAGDAAVLSLRGDIKEGGANRFFKRFHDGSLDLEDLESKTAELITTTRELAEKYQLDFERMIAVGYSNGANIAANALLQAEDSFHKAILFHAMPAGNKQPEFSISHRNVFLSAGLNDPLITAKASEELVEILEKRGAKVETVWTAAGHSLTMEELEEAKKWYQNNQK encoded by the coding sequence ATGGAACACATTTATATTCCAGGGAAAAATAAGGATTTAGCCCCACTATTACTACTTCACGGGACAGGCGGCGATGAAAAGTCGCTTGTCGAAGTGGCGGAATTTATCGCAGGTGACGCGGCTGTTTTATCGTTGCGCGGTGATATTAAAGAAGGCGGAGCAAATCGGTTTTTCAAAAGATTTCACGATGGCAGCTTAGATTTAGAAGACTTGGAAAGTAAAACCGCAGAATTAATCACTACAACACGCGAACTGGCTGAAAAATATCAATTGGATTTTGAACGAATGATTGCAGTAGGGTATTCAAATGGCGCAAACATCGCAGCCAACGCGCTACTACAAGCAGAAGATAGTTTCCATAAAGCGATTTTGTTTCATGCGATGCCAGCTGGAAATAAACAACCCGAATTTTCGATTAGCCACCGCAACGTATTTCTGTCCGCTGGCTTAAATGATCCACTTATTACCGCAAAAGCCTCCGAAGAATTAGTGGAAATCCTCGAAAAACGGGGCGCAAAAGTCGAAACAGTTTGGACAGCGGCTGGACATTCTCTTACTATGGAAGAACTTGAAGAAGCGAAAAAATGGTATCAAAACAACCAGAAATGA
- a CDS encoding ABC transporter ATP-binding protein, protein MTELALQVTNLHKKIRKREIIKGISFEVMPGEVFGFLGPNGAGKTTTIRMIVGLIKPTSGTILIGGKDIRKNFTEAMRGLGSIVENPEFYTFLTGQENLAYFARMDSAIKKERIQEVTELVGLEKRINDRVSTYSLGMRQRLGIAQALLSNPKLLILDEPTNGLDPSGIHEMRDFIRALAKNEGISVLVSSHLLSEIELLCDRVAIMTDGTIIKTDQVSHLLSSRAQLRWLATPFEQAKAFLESVTEVEVDGEYLVTAVNEHSAEWNEQLVAKGIQVHEIDKKKPSLEDLFLELTGGHTID, encoded by the coding sequence ATGACGGAGCTAGCACTTCAAGTAACTAATCTGCATAAAAAAATTCGCAAACGAGAAATTATCAAAGGGATTTCTTTTGAAGTAATGCCCGGAGAAGTTTTTGGCTTTCTTGGACCGAATGGAGCTGGCAAAACAACGACGATTCGAATGATTGTGGGGCTAATCAAACCAACATCTGGAACGATTTTAATCGGTGGGAAAGATATACGGAAAAATTTCACCGAAGCAATGCGCGGACTTGGCTCGATCGTTGAAAACCCAGAATTCTATACATTTTTAACGGGACAAGAAAATTTAGCGTATTTTGCCCGAATGGATTCGGCGATTAAAAAAGAACGCATCCAAGAAGTAACCGAGCTAGTTGGGCTAGAAAAGCGGATAAATGACCGAGTTTCTACGTATTCACTTGGTATGCGCCAGCGTTTAGGCATTGCTCAAGCGTTACTTTCGAATCCGAAATTATTAATTCTTGATGAACCAACAAACGGTTTAGATCCATCTGGAATTCACGAAATGCGCGACTTTATCCGTGCTCTGGCTAAAAATGAAGGTATTAGTGTACTTGTTTCTTCCCATTTATTAAGTGAAATTGAACTTTTATGTGACCGAGTGGCGATTATGACAGATGGAACGATTATTAAAACCGATCAAGTTTCACATCTTCTTAGTTCTCGTGCACAATTACGCTGGCTGGCGACTCCTTTTGAACAAGCCAAAGCATTTTTGGAAAGTGTAACCGAAGTAGAAGTGGACGGCGAATATCTCGTGACCGCAGTGAATGAACATAGCGCCGAATGGAACGAACAGTTAGTTGCAAAAGGCATTCAAGTCCATGAAATCGACAAGAAAAAACCATCTCTCGAAGACCTATTTCTTGAGTTAACAGGAGGTCATACGATTGATTAA
- a CDS encoding VOC family protein, with product MIKGIHHVSALTKSFSENHHFYSDILGLRLVKNTVNQDNIHMRHLFYGDYTGSPGTLLTFFEVPRIGSSYNERAFFGNITLGIPKGTSSYWKKRLNDFAISFQKEGQTLTLQDPDTMGIILTEIPETISNPTIHTDIPAEKQIVRIIGADYHVPNPAATSQFFTDLFGLESQNGVLVDKDKTSFAKLHATSSDKKSRTGRGTIDHIAYTVETKEAVDELHHIAVRNDLKIEEFVDREYFKSLYIREPGGLRIEFASAGPGFTIDEPLETMGDNLALPSFLEEKRTEIETYFGGDLS from the coding sequence ATGATTAAAGGCATTCATCACGTATCTGCGCTAACGAAATCATTTAGCGAGAACCATCATTTTTATTCAGACATATTAGGGCTACGGCTCGTAAAAAATACAGTAAATCAAGACAATATTCACATGCGCCACCTATTTTACGGAGACTATACAGGAAGCCCGGGTACCTTGTTAACATTTTTCGAAGTACCTCGTATCGGCTCAAGCTACAACGAACGCGCCTTTTTCGGAAACATCACCCTTGGAATACCAAAAGGCACAAGCTCTTACTGGAAAAAAAGGCTAAACGATTTTGCGATATCTTTCCAAAAAGAAGGCCAGACTTTAACCTTACAAGATCCCGATACAATGGGTATCATCCTAACGGAAATACCAGAAACCATTTCTAACCCAACCATCCATACTGATATCCCGGCTGAAAAGCAAATTGTTCGGATTATCGGCGCAGACTATCACGTGCCAAATCCGGCCGCGACCAGCCAGTTTTTCACGGATTTATTTGGCTTAGAAAGTCAGAATGGGGTATTAGTAGATAAAGACAAGACGAGTTTTGCGAAACTTCATGCCACAAGTTCAGACAAAAAATCGCGAACAGGACGCGGGACAATCGATCACATTGCTTATACCGTTGAAACCAAAGAAGCCGTTGATGAACTTCACCATATAGCTGTTCGAAACGATTTGAAAATAGAAGAATTTGTTGACCGCGAGTATTTTAAAAGTCTATATATTCGCGAACCAGGTGGCTTAAGAATTGAATTTGCAAGTGCTGGCCCCGGTTTTACAATAGACGAACCGCTTGAAACAATGGGCGACAACTTAGCCTTACCAAGCTTTTTAGAAGAAAAAAGAACAGAAATTGAAACTTATTTTGGAGGAGATTTATCATGA
- a CDS encoding SGNH/GDSL hydrolase family protein, producing MKKSKTVQILLVFSVVALILSMVGVVSIWYGQKNHQTNNAKTTTKKETTVTKKQDTFKITALGDSLTYGVGDTEGGGYVRVVENFYKQKEKNVENVNLAISGAKSDQLLKQLDQKEVQNQIKSADVILMTIGGNDLFRGGEALDDFKSNAIKQAEASYTNNLKQIYQTIRKLNPSAPVFHIGLYNPFMSLKNASEMSAVANEWNMQSQNLSQNEKNIIYVPTFDLFQQNGDAYLATDKFHPNHAGYQFIGNRVTKVIQTGGGKDDDGASTSSN from the coding sequence GTGAAAAAGAGTAAGACGGTTCAAATTCTATTAGTTTTTTCCGTTGTTGCGTTAATTTTGAGCATGGTTGGGGTGGTATCAATTTGGTATGGGCAGAAAAATCATCAAACGAATAATGCGAAAACCACCACCAAAAAAGAGACGACAGTAACGAAAAAACAAGATACCTTTAAAATAACCGCGCTCGGTGATTCGCTTACATATGGCGTTGGCGATACAGAAGGCGGCGGGTATGTCCGAGTGGTGGAGAATTTCTACAAACAAAAAGAGAAAAATGTCGAGAATGTCAATCTTGCTATTAGTGGGGCGAAATCAGACCAGCTTCTCAAACAATTAGATCAAAAAGAAGTGCAAAACCAAATAAAATCAGCCGATGTTATTTTAATGACGATTGGCGGAAATGATTTGTTTCGTGGCGGAGAAGCACTGGATGATTTCAAAAGCAATGCAATTAAACAAGCCGAAGCAAGCTATACGAACAACCTGAAACAAATTTACCAAACGATACGAAAATTAAATCCATCCGCGCCCGTTTTTCATATTGGGCTGTATAATCCGTTTATGTCATTAAAAAATGCGAGTGAAATGTCGGCAGTTGCGAATGAGTGGAACATGCAAAGTCAAAATCTATCGCAAAACGAGAAAAATATCATTTATGTTCCGACTTTTGATTTATTTCAGCAAAATGGGGATGCATATTTAGCGACTGATAAATTCCATCCAAATCACGCCGGATATCAGTTTATCGGTAATCGGGTGACAAAGGTTATACAAACAGGAGGGGGAAAAGACGATGACGGAGCTAGCACTTCAAGTAACTAA
- a CDS encoding ABC transporter permease: MINLVYNEQLKLWRKKRLIVILALVAIIVAIFTYAQFRQHQEDEKQAGTSDWHVQTQQQIVDLENRLGTGRLPEEYQKYFKVLVGQLQYYLDNDINPNAPGAPTFLKTFVENGISLLFPLFIMVIAADLISAETSAGTMKFLLTRPVKRWRILTSKYISMLLSISAIMVLSAVIAYLISGIVFGYGGWDAPVLTGFGMKDGAVTTTDVYQLPVWQLLLMEFGLAWFVSVVVGVLTMFVSVLVRSTAAVMGIMLASLITGTILTNLVSSWPSAKYLFMVNLQLTNYLNGSSPPVEGMTLSFSMLVLTAWMLVAFILSYFIFTKRDVY, translated from the coding sequence TTGATTAATTTAGTTTATAATGAGCAATTAAAACTTTGGCGCAAAAAGCGACTCATTGTTATTTTGGCGCTAGTGGCAATTATCGTAGCGATTTTCACGTATGCACAGTTCCGGCAGCATCAAGAAGATGAAAAGCAAGCTGGGACAAGCGATTGGCATGTGCAAACCCAACAACAAATTGTTGACCTTGAAAATAGGCTCGGAACAGGGCGACTGCCAGAAGAATATCAAAAATATTTCAAAGTGCTTGTCGGGCAACTACAATATTATTTGGATAATGACATCAACCCAAATGCACCTGGAGCACCAACTTTCCTAAAAACGTTTGTCGAAAATGGTATTAGTTTATTGTTTCCGCTTTTTATCATGGTTATAGCGGCCGACTTAATTAGTGCTGAAACAAGTGCGGGAACGATGAAATTCCTGCTGACAAGGCCTGTGAAGCGATGGCGGATTTTGACGAGTAAATATATTTCAATGTTGCTTTCGATTTCCGCGATTATGGTATTATCCGCTGTTATTGCCTATCTGATTTCTGGAATTGTGTTTGGTTACGGTGGCTGGGATGCGCCAGTTCTCACCGGATTTGGCATGAAAGATGGTGCTGTTACAACAACAGACGTGTACCAACTGCCGGTTTGGCAACTACTGCTCATGGAGTTCGGACTCGCGTGGTTTGTCAGTGTCGTGGTCGGCGTGTTAACGATGTTTGTATCGGTGCTCGTCCGCTCCACAGCTGCCGTAATGGGAATTATGCTTGCTTCACTCATTACCGGAACCATTTTAACCAACCTCGTCAGCTCTTGGCCGAGCGCGAAATATTTATTTATGGTTAATTTACAACTAACGAATTACTTAAACGGCTCGAGCCCACCCGTCGAAGGCATGACATTGAGTTTCTCGATGCTCGTTCTGACCGCGTGGATGCTAGTCGCGTTTATCTTATCCTATTTTATTTTCACCAAACGAGATGTGTATTAA
- a CDS encoding flavin reductase family protein: protein MTIFKSADLSQKENYKFLTGSIIPRPIAFVTTLAEDGETVNAAPFSFFNVVSSDPAIVSIAVQRANGEQKDTARNAAFTKEINIHIVSESFVEEMNKTAARLAPDVSEIDKTSLHLEKVPGMKTPKISEANIVLTAKLEQIIPIKNDAGEVVSDLILARILTYDFADEVFDSEHHYILPEKLEPVARLAGNDYTKLGDIFRIERPN from the coding sequence ATGACTATTTTTAAAAGTGCTGATTTATCTCAAAAAGAAAACTACAAATTTTTAACAGGAAGTATTATTCCACGACCAATTGCTTTTGTAACGACGCTTGCTGAAGACGGGGAGACGGTTAACGCCGCCCCGTTCAGTTTTTTTAATGTTGTTTCAAGCGATCCAGCGATAGTTTCGATAGCTGTTCAACGCGCGAATGGCGAGCAAAAAGATACAGCGAGGAATGCGGCTTTTACGAAAGAAATAAATATTCATATTGTTAGTGAGTCTTTTGTGGAAGAAATGAATAAAACCGCTGCTCGACTGGCACCAGATGTGAGCGAAATCGATAAAACAAGCTTGCATTTAGAGAAAGTTCCTGGAATGAAAACCCCAAAGATTTCCGAGGCCAATATCGTGCTTACAGCTAAACTAGAACAAATTATTCCGATTAAAAATGATGCGGGTGAGGTTGTTTCCGATTTAATTCTGGCACGTATTTTGACATATGATTTCGCAGATGAAGTGTTTGATTCTGAGCATCACTATATTTTGCCAGAAAAGCTTGAACCAGTTGCCAGACTCGCTGGAAATGACTATACAAAACTTGGCGATATTTTCCGGATTGAAAGGCCAAATTAA
- a CDS encoding ring-cleaving dioxygenase, whose amino-acid sequence MIKDLKGIHHVTAMTSSAEKNYAFFTEVLGMRLVKKTVNQDDIHTYHLFFADDKGSAGTDMTFFDFPNLPKGRHGTDSISRVAFRVPSDAALEYWLNRFEQLEVPHSDIKTLFGKKYLTFQDFDDQQLQLISDENNEGVAAGTPWKNGPVPEKYAIYGLGPVFLTVVSLKNMDAILQTIFGFRKVTEEDGLHLYEVGEGGNGAQVIVEERTDIPAAIQGYGGVHHVAFRVEDHEELQKWIDRMNTIEAPNSGYVNRFYFESLYVPVSERILFEFATDGPGFANDEPYETLGEKLALPPFLEPKRAEIEKMVRPINTKRS is encoded by the coding sequence ATGATTAAAGATTTAAAAGGAATTCACCACGTAACAGCAATGACAAGTAGTGCGGAGAAAAATTATGCGTTTTTTACAGAAGTTTTAGGAATGCGTTTAGTGAAAAAAACCGTCAACCAAGACGATATTCATACGTATCATTTGTTTTTCGCCGATGACAAAGGTTCAGCGGGAACGGATATGACATTTTTTGACTTTCCAAATTTACCAAAAGGACGTCACGGCACAGACAGTATTTCTCGCGTAGCTTTCCGAGTACCTAGTGATGCGGCGCTTGAATACTGGCTTAATCGTTTTGAACAATTAGAAGTTCCGCATAGTGATATCAAAACTCTATTTGGCAAAAAATATCTGACATTCCAAGATTTTGACGACCAACAATTACAACTGATTTCAGATGAAAATAACGAAGGGGTAGCAGCTGGAACTCCATGGAAAAACGGACCAGTCCCAGAAAAATATGCAATTTACGGTTTAGGACCAGTCTTTTTAACGGTAGTTTCGCTCAAAAATATGGATGCGATTTTGCAAACGATTTTTGGCTTTAGAAAAGTGACAGAAGAAGACGGTCTTCATTTATACGAGGTTGGCGAAGGTGGTAACGGGGCGCAAGTGATTGTCGAAGAACGTACCGATATTCCAGCTGCAATACAAGGCTACGGTGGCGTTCACCATGTGGCTTTTCGAGTAGAAGACCACGAAGAATTGCAAAAATGGATTGACCGCATGAATACAATCGAAGCACCCAACTCTGGCTATGTAAACCGCTTCTACTTTGAATCATTGTATGTACCCGTTTCAGAACGAATTTTGTTTGAATTCGCGACAGATGGTCCGGGCTTTGCAAATGATGAACCATACGAAACACTCGGTGAAAAATTAGCCTTGCCTCCATTTTTAGAACCAAAACGCGCAGAAATTGAAAAAATGGTACGTCCGATTAATACGAAACGGAGCTGA